In a single window of the Nymphalis io chromosome 20, ilAglIoxx1.1, whole genome shotgun sequence genome:
- the LOC126776386 gene encoding arfaptin-2, with protein sequence MSKWQSERSIHEMLKDTPPLRESSDSITSGTEAKFPTSRSMPFPPAYAPPDVSQNGAAGNSTLLRAGSTKIESIKNWSVSTYKCTKQLLYEKLGKSSRTVDTELEAQIEMLRETQRKYSGVLRLSAALTAQLAAAAATQRALGEAFADLAQKSPELQNQFLYNADTQRSLTRNGETLLAALHFFNNALNTLTNKTMEDTLLTIRQYEAARVEYDAYRSELEASGGNPPELLLANIERHRRHYERLRDDSAVKLKLLHENRVKVMNKQLLLFHNAVSAYFSGNNVALEAAVRHFSVPGVPSQHNSHPPLPTTQTPLPSTSPPRTA encoded by the exons GCAATCTGAGAGAAGTATTCACGAAATGCTGAAAGACACTCCACCGCTGCGCGAGTCTAGCGATTCTATAACATCAGGAACAGAGGCCAAGTTCCCGACGTCTCGTTCCATGCCTTTTCCACCGGCTTACG CTCCTCCGGATGTGTCACAGAATGGTGCAGCCGGAAACAGTACTTTGTTGCGTGCAGGCTCCACCAAGATAGAATCCATCAAGAACTGGAGTGTCTCTACATATAAGTGCACCAAGCAACTACTGTATGAAAAGCTTGGCAAGAGTTCACGGACCGTAGACACTG AGCTGGAGGCGCAGATCGAGATGCTGCGCGAGACGCAGCGCAAGTACAGCGGCGTGCTGCGGCTCAGCGCGGCGCTCACGGCGCAgctcgccgccgccgccgccacgCAGCGCGCGCTGGGCGAGGCCTTCGCCGACCTCGCGCAGAAGTCTCCCGAGCTGCAGAACCA GTTCTTGTACAATGCCGACACGCAACGCTCGCTTACACGTAACGGCGAGACGCTGCTGGCTGCGTTACATTTCTTCAACAACGCTCTGAACACGCTCACCAACAAGACCATGGAGGATACGCTGCTCACCATACGGCAGTATGAAGCTGCGCG GGTGGAGTACGACGCCTACCGCAGCGAGCTGGAGGCCAGCGGCGGCAACCCGCCCGAGCTGCTGCTGGCCAACATCGAGCGGCACCGGCGCCACTACGAGCGTCTGCGGGACGACTCCGCCGTCAAGCTCAAGTTGCTGCATGAGAACCGG GTAAAAGTGATGAATAAACAACTTCTACTTTTCCACAATGCTGTATCAGCTTACTTCAGCGGCAACAATGTCGCTCTCGAAGCAGCCGTGCGCCACTTCAGCGTGCCGGGGGTGCCCTCCCAACACAACAGCCACCCTCCACTCCCCACCACACAAACCCCTCTCCCGTCCACCAGTCCGCCGCGGACTGCATAG